A genome region from Glycine max cultivar Williams 82 chromosome 5, Glycine_max_v4.0, whole genome shotgun sequence includes the following:
- the LOC106798720 gene encoding uncharacterized protein, whose amino-acid sequence MDSFITRLLRVPHVLKDENLVEVVETSAIVAPRGRGGGRNNRGGRSGRSGRPQCTYCKRMGHTQENCYSLHAFPDKVAHVSKSEKSESKFSDEEYQEYLKLKSEKSSNQTQSSSVPCVSTTCISQFMEGPSPWILDSGTWYGSSDWRRT is encoded by the exons ATGGACTCTTTCATTACTAGACTTCTTCGTGTGCCCCATGTGTTGAAAGATGAAAACTTAGTTGAAGTCGTGGAAACGTCAGCCATTGTTGCACCTCGTGGAAGAGGAGGAGGTCGTAACAATAGAGGAGGCCGCAGTGGAAGGAGTGGACGTCCTCAATGCACCTATTGTAAGAGGATGGGTCACACTCAAGAAAATTGTTACTCCTTACATGCCTTTCCTGACAAAGTAGCACATGTATCTAAATCAGAAAAATCAGAGTCTAAGTTCTCTGATGAGGAGTACCAAGAATATTTGAAGCTCAAATCTGAAAAATCCAGCAACCAAACACAATCCTCCTCCGTACCATGTGTTTCAACAACATGTATCTCTCAATTTATGGAAGGTCCTAGTCCTTGGATACTTGATTCAG GAACATGGTACGGGTCGTCTGATTGGAGAAGGACGTGA
- the LOC100815749 gene encoding multiple inositol polyphosphate phosphatase 1 isoform X1, translating to MSNSMPFVLLILLLSVLRYSSAEEAFHVRKHLSTVSRYGAAKDIADNNFVPSKIPKGCVPIHLNLVARHGTRSPTKKRIKELDNLSERLEVLVRDAKERNLPLERVPSWLNEWKSPWQGRRKGGELVIKGEEELYDIGIRIRERFPNLFDEEYHPDIYPIKATQVPRASASAVAFGMGLFSGNGSLGLGHHRAFAVTSESRASDIVLRFHDCCHNYKAHRKSQEPAVSKLKEPILDEITSALIGRHGLNFTKQDTSSLWFLCKQEASLLDITNQACSLFRPPEIELLEWTDDLEMFILKGYGKSLNYRMGLPLLEDVVQSMEQAIVVEEERHAPGSFEKARLRFAHAETVVPFSCLLGLFLEGSELKKIQKEQPLQHPPKPPQKRKWRGSTVAPFAGNNMLVLYSCPAPDKSTSKHFVQVLHNEHPVPLPGCDGSDFCPFEVFKEKIVAPHQKHDYHTVCNAKLEQEPSGSKVFQIFKWLSSLGKGDKYPKDEF from the exons ATGAGCAACTCCATGCCTTTTGTTCTGCTAATATTATTACTTTCGGTTTTACGTTACTCAAGCGCCGAAGAAGCTTTCCATGTTCGCAAACATCTCTCCACTGTCTCTAG ATATGGTGCTGCGAAAGACATTGCTGACAATAACTTCGTACCTTCCAAAATCCCCAAGGGATGTGTTCCGATCCATTTGAATCTCGTG GCGAGGCATGGAACTCGATCTCCTACAAAGAAAAGGATAAAGGAGTTAGATAATTTGTCAGAGCGTCTGGAAGTTCTTGTAAGGGATGCAAAAGAGAGAAATTTGCCTTTGGAGAGAGTTCCTTCTTGGCTAAATGAATGGAAATCTCCCTGGCAGGGAAGGCGTAAGGGCGGCGAATTAGTTATCAAAGGAGAGGAAGAGTTATATGATATTGGAATCAGGATTAGGGAAAGGTTTCCAAATTTGTTTGATGAGGAATACCATCCAGACATATATCCTATTAAGGCAACTCAg GTTCCCCGGGCATCTGCTAGTGCTGTTGCATTTGGAATGGGGCTTTTCAGTGGCAATGGAAGTCTTGGACTTGGGCATCACCGAGCCTTTGCTGTTACTAGTGAAAGTCGTGCTAGCGACATTGTGCTGAGATTTCATGATTGTTGTCATAATTACAAG GCTCATCGGAAAAGCCAGGAACCTGCAGTTAGTAAACTTAAGGAACCTATATTGGATGAGATTACATCTGCATTGATTGGGCGCCATGGGCTGAATTTTACGAAGCAGGATACATCTTCTCTCTGGTTTTTGTGTAAACAG GAAGCATCCTTGTTGGATATAACTAATCAAGCGTGTAGTCTTTTCCGCCCTCCTGAG ATTGAATTGCTGGAGTGGACAGATGATCTGGAGATGTTTATTCTGAAGGGTTATGGTAAATCACTAAACTATAGAATGGGACTGCCATTACTTGAAGATGTTGTTCAATCCATGGAACAGGCTATCGTGGTTGAAGAAG AAAGACATGCTCCTGGCAGTTTTGAAAAGGCAAGACTTCGGTTTGCGCACGCTGAAACTGTAGTTCCATTCTCATGTCTGCTTGGTTTATTTCTTGAAGGATCTG agttaaaaaaaattcagaaggAGCAACCTTTGCAGCACCCTCCAAAGCCTCCACAGAAAAGAAAATGGCGGGGTAGCACTGTGGCCCCTTTTGCTGGTAACAACATGTTAGTCTTGTATAGTTGTCCTGCTCCAGACAAATCTACCAGCAAGCACTTCGTGCAAGTGTTACACAATGAACACCCTGTTCCATTGCCA GGTTGTGATGGCTCTGATTTCTGTCcatttgaagtattcaag GAAAAAATAGTTGCACCTCATCAGAAGCATGACTACCATACAGTCTGTAATGCAAAGCTAGAGCAGGAGCCCTCGGGCAGCAaggtttttcaaatatttaagtgGCTTTCCTCACTAGGGAAAGGTGATAAGTATCCTAAAGATGAATTTTAG
- the LOC100815749 gene encoding multiple inositol polyphosphate phosphatase 1 isoform X2, producing the protein MSNSMPFVLLILLLSVLRYSSAEEAFHVRKHLSTVSRYGAAKDIADNNFVPSKIPKGCVPIHLNLVARHGTRSPTKKRIKELDNLSERLEVLVRDAKERNLPLERVPSWLNEWKSPWQGRRKGGELVIKGEEELYDIGIRIRERFPNLFDEEYHPDIYPIKATQVPRASASAVAFGMGLFSGNGSLGLGHHRAFAVTSESRASDIVLRFHDCCHNYKAHRKSQEPAVSKLKEPILDEITSALIGRHGLNFTKQDTSSLWFLCKQEASLLDITNQACSLFRPPEIELLEWTDDLEMFILKGYGKSLNYRMGLPLLEDVVQSMEQAIVVEEERHAPGSFEKARLRFAHAETVVPFSCLLGLFLEGSELKKIQKEQPLQHPPKPPQKRKWRGSTVAPFAGNNMLVLYSCPAPDKSTSKHFVQVLHNEHPVPLPGCDGSDFCPFEVFKEKIVAPHQKHDYHTVCNAKLEQEPSGSKT; encoded by the exons ATGAGCAACTCCATGCCTTTTGTTCTGCTAATATTATTACTTTCGGTTTTACGTTACTCAAGCGCCGAAGAAGCTTTCCATGTTCGCAAACATCTCTCCACTGTCTCTAG ATATGGTGCTGCGAAAGACATTGCTGACAATAACTTCGTACCTTCCAAAATCCCCAAGGGATGTGTTCCGATCCATTTGAATCTCGTG GCGAGGCATGGAACTCGATCTCCTACAAAGAAAAGGATAAAGGAGTTAGATAATTTGTCAGAGCGTCTGGAAGTTCTTGTAAGGGATGCAAAAGAGAGAAATTTGCCTTTGGAGAGAGTTCCTTCTTGGCTAAATGAATGGAAATCTCCCTGGCAGGGAAGGCGTAAGGGCGGCGAATTAGTTATCAAAGGAGAGGAAGAGTTATATGATATTGGAATCAGGATTAGGGAAAGGTTTCCAAATTTGTTTGATGAGGAATACCATCCAGACATATATCCTATTAAGGCAACTCAg GTTCCCCGGGCATCTGCTAGTGCTGTTGCATTTGGAATGGGGCTTTTCAGTGGCAATGGAAGTCTTGGACTTGGGCATCACCGAGCCTTTGCTGTTACTAGTGAAAGTCGTGCTAGCGACATTGTGCTGAGATTTCATGATTGTTGTCATAATTACAAG GCTCATCGGAAAAGCCAGGAACCTGCAGTTAGTAAACTTAAGGAACCTATATTGGATGAGATTACATCTGCATTGATTGGGCGCCATGGGCTGAATTTTACGAAGCAGGATACATCTTCTCTCTGGTTTTTGTGTAAACAG GAAGCATCCTTGTTGGATATAACTAATCAAGCGTGTAGTCTTTTCCGCCCTCCTGAG ATTGAATTGCTGGAGTGGACAGATGATCTGGAGATGTTTATTCTGAAGGGTTATGGTAAATCACTAAACTATAGAATGGGACTGCCATTACTTGAAGATGTTGTTCAATCCATGGAACAGGCTATCGTGGTTGAAGAAG AAAGACATGCTCCTGGCAGTTTTGAAAAGGCAAGACTTCGGTTTGCGCACGCTGAAACTGTAGTTCCATTCTCATGTCTGCTTGGTTTATTTCTTGAAGGATCTG agttaaaaaaaattcagaaggAGCAACCTTTGCAGCACCCTCCAAAGCCTCCACAGAAAAGAAAATGGCGGGGTAGCACTGTGGCCCCTTTTGCTGGTAACAACATGTTAGTCTTGTATAGTTGTCCTGCTCCAGACAAATCTACCAGCAAGCACTTCGTGCAAGTGTTACACAATGAACACCCTGTTCCATTGCCA GGTTGTGATGGCTCTGATTTCTGTCcatttgaagtattcaag GAAAAAATAGTTGCACCTCATCAGAAGCATGACTACCATACAGTCTGTAATGCAAAGCTAGAGCAGGAGCCCTCGGGCAGCAag ACATGA